TATTGGCGAGCTGACAAAGAGCTTAATCATCTGTTGTTTTAATCCTTAAAAGGTTTTATTATTCTCTTCAGTTTTAATCTAAGTGGAGTTTCTTTTATCGTAGCTAAAGATTAATTGCAACTTCCTTCATGAATTATGTCAATCGTTATCTCTCATCCAACTGGCAATCAAAATGTACGTGCAGTACTGAATAGCTTTTCTGAAACTGAATTATTAACAAGATTCATTACTACAGTTGCTATTAATGCAAGAGCTCAGTGGTTAAATTTTTTGCCAAACAGATTTCGCCAAGAGTGTCTTCGTCGTACATATTCATTACCAGCTGCGTTAGTAACTACACATCCTTATTTAGAATTGGCTAGAATAGGATTATCTGCATTTGGTTTTATTAAGTGGGTGCAAGGCGAATATAAATGGGCTAGCATTGACTCCGTTTATAAAAATTTAGATATGGTTACTGCTAAGAAGCTCAGCTCTTTTTCAAGTAAATACAATGTAAGTGCTGTTTATGCGTATGAAGATGGAGCCTTTGATACATTTTCAAAAGCAAAAAAGTTAGGATTAAAATGCATTTATGACTTACCGATTGCTTATTGGGAAACCTCACGGAAGCTTTTACTGGATGAAGCCGAACGGCTCCCGCAATGGGTAAATACACTTGGAGGAGGCATTCTTGATTCAAGAATGAAACTAGAACGCAAAACTGCTGAATTAGAACTAGCCGATATAATTATCACACCCGGTAAGTTTGTTTCAGATTCGTTACCCATATGGGCTAAAAACAAAAAGATTATCACCTCGCCTTTCGGTTCACCAATGATGATAGACAAAAGCAGCAGGGGATTAAAAAACCGTAAGAAAAAGCAGAATCAACGATTACGGGTTTTATTCGTTGGTTCAATGGGACAACGCAAAGGCTTAGGTGACTTATTTAATGCCATTAAGTTACTTAATTGCTCAAACATAGAGCTAGTCGTTTTGGGGGCAATGTTAGATCGTTCAGACTTTTATAGAAAAGAGTTTCCTGATTTTACCTACGAGATTGGAAGACCACACAAACAAGTGCTAGAACTAATGCAAACCTGTGATGTATTTTGTTTGCCCTCGATAGTGGAGGGGAGAGCCTTAGTTATGCAAGAAGCTATGAGCCAGGGGTTGCCACTCATAATAACACCTAATACCGGTGGGGATGATTTGATTTTAGAGGAGCAAACTGGTTTTTTAGTTCCAATTAGGTCTCCACAAGCAATTGCGGAAAAGTTATCTTGGTTTTTAGATAATCGCTCAAAACTGAAAGAAATGAGTGTATTAGCACAAGAGCATGCTGGCACTTATACTTGGGAAAAATATGGGATGAACATAGTGAGTGAGATTAAAGAATCACTATGTTATTGAGAGCGTGTAGTAACAAAAAGACATTTGAATTACATGTTTACAAGTCAATTATATTCATTCGATAGTTGTAGGCTGGAAGGAAATGCTATACTTGTTACTGAAAACAAGGCAATAACAGAATATCGTTTGATCAAAAAGGGTATTTGGGCATACTTTATTTTACTTATTTTGGAAGGTGCATTAAGGAAATGGGCTTTCCCAAGCTTGGCCACTCCGTTATTGGTTGTGCGTGACCCAATTGCAATCTGGTTGGTACTGCTAGCCTGGAAAAATGGATTACTGCCATTAAGCGCAATTTTAACTCTTATAATACTTATCGGCATCATTGGTATTTATACAGCTGTGTTTACTGGTCATGGGAGTCTGCCTGTAGCATTTTTTGGGGCACGCATTTTATTATTTCATTTTCCTCTAATGTATGTGATTGGGAGTGTTTTTTCGCGAGAAGATGTTATCAAGCTTGGCAAGGTGTTACTACTACTTTCAATACCAATGGCTATATTAATCACACTACAATTTTTCAGTCCTCAATCAGCATGGGTAAACAAAGGTATTGGCGGTGAGGGATCAGGTGGCTTCTCTGGAGCAAATGGATATTATAGACCACCTGCAACATTCTCTTTTACAAATGGTACCAGTCTTTTTTTTGCTTTTGCAGGAAGCTATTTATTTTATTTCTGGTTAAATCTGAAGCGTATTAATAGTTTTTTACTCTTTGGGGCTTCAATTGCACTTCTGATTGCAATACCTTTTTCTATCAGCCGTGGTTTATTGTTTCATGTTTCAGTGACTTTAATTTTTGCCATTCTTGCAATATTCCGGAAACCAAAGTTCATGGGAAAAATGATGATAATAGGTTTTCTTCTTATTGCCGTCATATCTTTTTTAAGTAAGTATTCCTTTTTTCAAACAGCAACTGAAGCTTTTACAGCTCGATTTGAGCATGCAAATGATGCTGAAGGGGGCTTAAATGGTGTCTTGGCAGACCGTTATTTAGGAGGTATGATAGGGGCTCTTAACGAATCATCCAATTACCCTTTTTTCGGTTATGGCATTGGCATGGGAACGAACGTTGGCAGTATGTTATTATCTGGGCAACGAACCTATCTAATTGCTGAAGGCGAATGGGGTAGATTAATTGGGGAACTAGGTTTTTTGATGGGGCTTTTTGTAATACTAATACGTTTAGGTTTTAGCTTACGTATTGCTTTAGCAAGCTATGTGAAGCTTGTTCAGGGAGATTTGCTACCGTGGATGCTTCTAAGTTTTGGACTTTTGACAATTCCTCAAGCTCAATGGGCACAGCCTACAGCGTTGGGTTTTAGTACACTGATAGGCGGATTGATACTGGCCAGTGTAAAAAAAGATGATAGAAGTACTCAACAAGAAAGTATTAATTAACGTGGCCAATCAATTTTGTTTCTTATAGTGAGAAACAAAACCTCTAATAAACTTTGCTCTTTGAATATTGTATTTTTTGCACACCCCGATTTCCTACATCTTAAAAGCATGATTCGCTATACGAATATGCTGGTTAAGGGTATGAGAGAGCGTGGGCATAATGTAGAGGTATGGTCACCGAATAGTAAGTTCTTATTCTTAACATCAATAACATTTTTTAAAAAATGGTTAGGTTATTTAGATCAATACATTTTATTTCCTATTAAAATAAGGCACAGTATTAAGATTTGTCCTTCTGATACACTCTTTGTATTTACAGACCATGCATTGGGGCCATGGGTGCCTCTTGTAAGTAACCGTCCTCATATTATTCATTGCCATGATTTCCTTGCCCAGCGTTCTGCCCTAAATGAAATTGCAGAACATAAAACAGGATGGACCGGCCGAAGATATCAGAATATGATTTATAATGGTTATTCAAAAGCAAAGAACTTTATTTCAGTTTCACAGAAGACAAAAGAGGACTTGCATCAATTTTTGCCATATGTACCGCAACTTTCAGAAGTTGTTTATAATGGATTCAATCAAACCTTTATACCCCATGACGCTGGAAAGGCAAGGGCATTGCTTTCTAGTAAAACTGGGATCGAATTGACCAAGGGATATCTCTTGCATGTTGGTGGCAATCAATGGTACAAAAACCGTATAGGAGTACTAGAAATTTATGAAGCCTTCCGCAGTAAAAACAATTTAGAAATTCCCTTGTTAATGGTAGGTGATATGCCGGATCATCTTTTGAATAGTAAAGTAAGGAACTCCATATATAAAAAGGATATTCACTTCCTAACAAATATTAATGATTGCTTCTTAAACTTTTGTTACTCCGGCGCTTCAGTTTTTGTTTTTCCTTCATTTGCAGAAGGGTTTGGGTGGCCCATTGCAGAAGCTATGGCCTCTGGTTGTCCTGTTATTACTACTAATGAAGCCCCAATGACGGAAGTGGCGGGTCAAGCTGGATTTCTTATTCCGCGTAGACCGTCAGATGACTGTAAAGCTTGTGAATGGGCATATGAGGCTGCAAAAGTTGTTAAACTGGTGCTTTCACTTCTTCCAAATGAAAGAAAGGCTGTTATCGATGAATGCATTAACAACATAGAAAGGTTTAATGCTATAAATGCAATCAGCCGTATAGAATCTATATACGAAGATGTAATGAAATTCAATTGAAAAAATGAGGTTGTTACATGTTATTGCGCAGATGGATCCTCGATTAGGAGGGGTTTGTGAGGCCGTTCGTATTACCGTTAAAAAACTCAATGAATTAGAGGTTTGTAATGAAATAGTAAGTTTAGATTCGCCAAATGCTTCTTTTTTAGCCAAAGAAAAGGTAATGATACATGCACTTGGACCCGGTAGAACACCTTGGTGTTATAGTGGAAAACTTATACCATGGCTAATTAAGCATGCCTCCCGGTTTGATGCAATAATTCTTCATGGCTTATGGTTGTTTCCCAGTTTTGCTGTTAGAAAAGCATTGCAGTATTTACACCGGCAAGATCCATCCAACAAAGCGAAGCGACCAAAGATCTTTATAATGCCTCATGGAATGTTGGACCCTTATTTTCAGCGAGCTCAAAATAGGAGGCTTAAGGCAATCAGAAACTGGATATACTGGAAGTTAATAGAAGGAAGAGTTATAAAGAATGCCAACGGATTGCTTTTCACCTGTGAAGAGGAACTTTTCTTAGCAAGAACAACATTTAGTCCTTACAGGCCACAGAAAGAGATGAATGTTGGTTTAGGTATAGCACAGCCACCGTCTTATAGTAACAGAATGAGGAATAGCTTTTTGGAAAGTTGTCCAGGTCTAAACAATGAAACTTATATTTTGTTTTTAGGGCGAATTCATCCTAAAAAAGGAATTGATATCTTATTCAAGGCCTATGATGAATTGTTGCGAAGTACATTACAATTAATAAATTACACGACTTACACAAATAATGCAGGATTATTTAATGGAGTTTATTCCCACGATATCAAATTTCCAAAGCTTGTTATTGCAGGGCCCGGCTGGGATACTCCCTATGGTGTTTCTATTAAGAAGTTAGTAGAAGGAAACTCTTTACTAAATGGTTTCATTTACTTTCCTGATATGCTTGTCGATGAAGAAAAATGGGGAGCTATTTATGGATGTGAGGCTTTTATTTTACCTAGTCATCAAGAGAACTTTGGTATTGCAGTAGTTGAGGCATTATCATGTGGCAAACCAGTATTAATATCTAATCAAATAAACATTTGGAAAGAAATACAGGAATTAAGATGTGGTATTATTAAGCCTGATACATTAGATGGGGTGAAAGAGTTATTTAGTTCTTGGCTTTGCCTTTCACATGAGGAAAAGAAGTATATGAATGAGAAGGCTAGGTTAGCCTATGAACATAAATTTTCAATCGGCAGTGTAGCGGTTAATTTACTCAACATTATCAAAGAATAGTAATATGAATATTGTTTTTTGTATTAACCGATTAGGTATGGTGGGACTTGGTGCAACACTTACATCATTAATCAGAAATTGCTCAGATACAAAAAGAATAAAAATTTACTTTCTATGTGCAGGTATAACTAGTTGTGAAAAATATTACATTAAAAGTTTGTTTAATGAAGAACAGTTTTTAGGTGGGTACCAATTTATCGATTTTGACCCATCTAGAATATTTGGATCCTTTCCATCACTTCATGGCGATTGGACTACCTATGGGCGTCTATTGATTTCAGATTATTTAGAGGAAGATCAAGTACTTTACCTTGACTGTGATCTAATTATAGAATTAGATGTTCTGGAAGTCGAGAAGTTTGATTTTCAAGGTGAAGTTTTAGGGGCTGTTGGTGGAGGTAAATTCAAATATACGCTCGGTAATAAATTTTATATAGAAAAAATTGGCATTTCACCTGATGTAGAGTACTTCAACGCTGGGGTTTTGATTTTAGACCTATTCAAATGGAGAATGAAAAATATAAAAGAACAATGTCTTGAACTCGCTAATAAATATTCGTTGGAACTACCTTCTCATGATCAATCAATTCTGAATATTATTTTAAAAGGAAGCTTTGCCAAACTTTCTCCTGCGTTTAATTGTGAATGGTGTGCTGATAAAGTCAGACCTAATGTTTCGGAAAAAATGTTATTGCATTTTGTTGGTTCTCCAAAACCCTGGGACCTATTTGGTTCTTTCATTCATAATGGATATCAAAGCTGGCTTAAATATTCTACAAATAAATGGATGGCAAAATTTGGAGGAATATCCACATCTTCCTTGTTTAGAACATGGAGGATACGCAGATCCTACGCTCGTTGCATTCGTAATAGGTACTTGAATAAGTAATCATTGTCTGAATGTAAACAAATCGTCTTTCTTAAAAAAACGTAAACATATGTACAACCAGAATACCTATTCTGGACCTTCATTTTCATTAAAAAATAGAGTTAAAAGGGTTTTATGGGAGTTTGTTGCACTACTATTTTTTCGCTATTCGCCAAAACCCTTACATATATGGAGGTCGTTTCTGCTGCGATGTTTTGATGCAAAAATTGGCAGTAATGTGCACGTTTATCCAAAAGTTAAAATTTGGGCACCTTGGAATCTTGAGTTGGGAGATGAATGTGGGATTGCCAATGGAGTAACCCTTTACAGTCAGGGCAAGATTAAAATTGGAAAAAGAACGGTTATTTCTCAAGGGGCGCATTTATGTGGAGGCTCTCATGATTATAACCAACCAGGTTTTCCCTTAATTACTAAGCCTATTTTAATCGGGGACCAAGTATGGGTTGCGGCAGAAACCTTTGTTCATCCTGGGGTAATTGTTGGCGAAGGGTGTGTCATAGGTGCACGCTCGGTAGTTAATACTGATATGCCAGCATGGATGATTTGCGCTGGCCATCCCTGCAAGCCTATAAAAGAAAGACAACGTTTTAAGTGTCAATTTGATGTTCATCCAAATGAAGGTGTAAAACAAAACTCATAGAATAATTGCTATTGATTTTATTGCGGCCTTGTTTGGCGTTACAATCAATACAACTGTTTGGATAGTGGTTTCTGGTCAGCCATATAAACAAATAAACGAGAGAACACTAGTGAAATGTGAGTTGTTGATTAAGCTTCTTGTCATTATTCCTTTATCTGCGATTGCTAGTATGTAAAACACATCATATGATTTCTGTAGTAATCCTAACTAAAAACGAGGAGGTCAGCTTACCCAGCTGTTTAGCATCTCTGAGTTGGTGCGATGATATACATGTTCTGGACTCGGGTAGTACAGATAAGACCAATG
This genomic interval from Flavisolibacter tropicus contains the following:
- a CDS encoding glycosyltransferase family 4 protein, with translation MSIVISHPTGNQNVRAVLNSFSETELLTRFITTVAINARAQWLNFLPNRFRQECLRRTYSLPAALVTTHPYLELARIGLSAFGFIKWVQGEYKWASIDSVYKNLDMVTAKKLSSFSSKYNVSAVYAYEDGAFDTFSKAKKLGLKCIYDLPIAYWETSRKLLLDEAERLPQWVNTLGGGILDSRMKLERKTAELELADIIITPGKFVSDSLPIWAKNKKIITSPFGSPMMIDKSSRGLKNRKKKQNQRLRVLFVGSMGQRKGLGDLFNAIKLLNCSNIELVVLGAMLDRSDFYRKEFPDFTYEIGRPHKQVLELMQTCDVFCLPSIVEGRALVMQEAMSQGLPLIITPNTGGDDLILEEQTGFLVPIRSPQAIAEKLSWFLDNRSKLKEMSVLAQEHAGTYTWEKYGMNIVSEIKESLCY
- a CDS encoding glycosyltransferase codes for the protein MNIVFFAHPDFLHLKSMIRYTNMLVKGMRERGHNVEVWSPNSKFLFLTSITFFKKWLGYLDQYILFPIKIRHSIKICPSDTLFVFTDHALGPWVPLVSNRPHIIHCHDFLAQRSALNEIAEHKTGWTGRRYQNMIYNGYSKAKNFISVSQKTKEDLHQFLPYVPQLSEVVYNGFNQTFIPHDAGKARALLSSKTGIELTKGYLLHVGGNQWYKNRIGVLEIYEAFRSKNNLEIPLLMVGDMPDHLLNSKVRNSIYKKDIHFLTNINDCFLNFCYSGASVFVFPSFAEGFGWPIAEAMASGCPVITTNEAPMTEVAGQAGFLIPRRPSDDCKACEWAYEAAKVVKLVLSLLPNERKAVIDECINNIERFNAINAISRIESIYEDVMKFN
- a CDS encoding glycosyltransferase, translated to MDPRLGGVCEAVRITVKKLNELEVCNEIVSLDSPNASFLAKEKVMIHALGPGRTPWCYSGKLIPWLIKHASRFDAIILHGLWLFPSFAVRKALQYLHRQDPSNKAKRPKIFIMPHGMLDPYFQRAQNRRLKAIRNWIYWKLIEGRVIKNANGLLFTCEEELFLARTTFSPYRPQKEMNVGLGIAQPPSYSNRMRNSFLESCPGLNNETYILFLGRIHPKKGIDILFKAYDELLRSTLQLINYTTYTNNAGLFNGVYSHDIKFPKLVIAGPGWDTPYGVSIKKLVEGNSLLNGFIYFPDMLVDEEKWGAIYGCEAFILPSHQENFGIAVVEALSCGKPVLISNQINIWKEIQELRCGIIKPDTLDGVKELFSSWLCLSHEEKKYMNEKARLAYEHKFSIGSVAVNLLNIIKE
- a CDS encoding glycosyltransferase family 8 protein, yielding MNIVFCINRLGMVGLGATLTSLIRNCSDTKRIKIYFLCAGITSCEKYYIKSLFNEEQFLGGYQFIDFDPSRIFGSFPSLHGDWTTYGRLLISDYLEEDQVLYLDCDLIIELDVLEVEKFDFQGEVLGAVGGGKFKYTLGNKFYIEKIGISPDVEYFNAGVLILDLFKWRMKNIKEQCLELANKYSLELPSHDQSILNIILKGSFAKLSPAFNCEWCADKVRPNVSEKMLLHFVGSPKPWDLFGSFIHNGYQSWLKYSTNKWMAKFGGISTSSLFRTWRIRRSYARCIRNRYLNK
- a CDS encoding WcaF family extracellular polysaccharide biosynthesis acetyltransferase; this translates as MYNQNTYSGPSFSLKNRVKRVLWEFVALLFFRYSPKPLHIWRSFLLRCFDAKIGSNVHVYPKVKIWAPWNLELGDECGIANGVTLYSQGKIKIGKRTVISQGAHLCGGSHDYNQPGFPLITKPILIGDQVWVAAETFVHPGVIVGEGCVIGARSVVNTDMPAWMICAGHPCKPIKERQRFKCQFDVHPNEGVKQNS